In Vanrija pseudolonga chromosome 4, complete sequence, a single window of DNA contains:
- the RRP14 gene encoding Ribosomal RNA-processing protein 14, producing MAALAPAAAVPEPSGAAAHDPALLASLEARNAVFSSLLALIPQQYYLGPSEEQLDSRWMKKKKRKTGEEIKEHKKKAKQDKLDPANLSSTGADAAPAPSSVPDIPPALMPLPQRRFGALPPAASIGDLRDRMKTRLDAFKRQRGVDEDAEDDDPQSRSALEAARREKRGEMRDKRRKERKEERKKARLEPTAKTAKTQLLVPQLPRETDSVTFPSVALPSAAKSRAPLKKLANAGQALAHLEKHQNKLASLPEDKRREAEERDRWAKAEERAAGGKVADDEKVLKKAVKREEKRKAKGGKEWVERKRTLEKAQAASIKKRNDNIAARADGKRNKRLGIKDKSGDKKAGGKSKKGRPGFEGKSKDKKAAVKKRA from the exons AtggccgccctcgcccccgccgccgctgtgccCGAGCCTagcggcgcggcagcgcacgaccccgcgctgctcgcgtccCTCGAGGCGCGGAACGCCGTCTTttcgtcgctgctcgccctcaTCCCGCAGCAGTACTACCTCGGCCcgagcgaggagcagctcgactcgaggtggatgaagaagaagaagaggaagacgggcgaggagatcaaggagcacaagaagaaggccaagcaggACAAG CTCGACCCCGCAAACCTGTCGAGCAcaggcgccgacgccgccccagccccctCAAGCGTGCCCGACATCCCGCCGGCGCTCATGCCGCTCCCGCAGCGCCGGTTCGGCGCGCTGCCCCCCGCGGCGAGCAtcggcgacctgcgcgaCAGGATGAAGACGCGCCTGGACGCGTtcaagcgccagcgcggtgtcgacgaggacgccgaggacgacgacccgcagagccgctcggcgctcgaggctgcgcgccgcgagaagcgcggcgAGATGAGGGATAAGCGCcgcaaggagcgcaaggaggagcggAAGAAGGCGAGGTTGGAGCCCACGGCCAAGACTGCCAAG ACCCAGCTCCTCGTACCCCAGCTCCCCCGCGAGACCGACAGCGTGACCTTCCCATCCGTCGCCCTCCCGTCCGCCGccaagtcgcgcgcgccgctcaagaagctcgcgAACGCAGGCCAGgcgctcgcccacctcgagAAGCACCAGAACAAGCTCGCGTCGCTGCCTGAAGAcaagcgccgcgaggccgaggagcgcgaccgctgggccaaggccgaggagcgtgcggccggcggcaaggtcgccgacgacgaaaAGGTGCTCAAGAAggccgtcaagcgcgaggagaagcgcaaggccaagggtGGCAAGGAGTGGGTCGAGCGCAAGCGTACCCTCGAAAAGGCGCAGGCCGCGTCCATCAAGAAGCGCAACGACAACATtgctgcccgcgccgacggcaagcgGAATAAGCGCCTGGGCATCAAGGACAAGAGCGGCGACAAGAAGGCTGGAGGCAAGAGCAAGAAGGGGCGTCCTGGGTTCGAGGGCAAGagcaaggacaagaaggcgGCGGTGAAGAAGCGGGCGTag
- the cut9 gene encoding Anaphase-promoting complex subunit cut9 yields the protein MSTQTPFGNGVAYTPQNAPPLRRGNGLGSAGRPSLSASFSLNPADVSGISDMSAPSSLRGRAVFLSSAEQGHLGMGQVSPRVRPSLYTSRAGPSNGPARLVPAETRHTRSRSRLSEVMDEDGLGTSGDEFDDVEHWGMIDSMRQWRQDAMLQHLYQTAAFWGDKLFSWTGDVDDGFWLAQSYFLQGNYLKAERLLTDNQLPPASAAQKGKGKGRGGDLLDDEDEAAPAPIRLIEKALPCRFLAVQCLIHQDKHAEALEMVGESNAFRDDRINPRPAPDELKLHSSMCYLRGILHLRLSSLQRAKECFIEALVIDPKNYEAFRELVEGQMMSSEEEWEFINNLAYRDHLQPDAAAFVRLMYLSKLRKDSHVTEIAAVRRELAASYGLGDNCDVMVGEAEELFARYKWEECYVVTSKILERVPGHVGALPLHLACMHHLPRLRSSLYMLAHDLVDQNPHAATSWYAVGLWYFTGRRWADARRYFSKANLIDSRFAPAWVAFGHSFAWEGEHEQAITAYSTTSRLFSGSHLPLLFIGQEQLQLSQSALAEEYFLSAAAIHPSDPLLLHELGVAAYNRDDYANAIDYFQRAISGAGDMQGVAQTWAVTHCNLGHALRVEGRYPEARAAYQACIRLDPTNATAYASQAMLSQLEGDVRTAIRLYHAALALSPQDPMATVLLEMALREQVEVLDPTTLPGLPAAIAQRDLDPFSVPKGNPAFGPLPIEIDPATLSDAGGDTTNMSFSQAELDVPAVTPRARSAELDPDTSVSLRTRSHVSATPGEESSWMEIEED from the exons ATGTCGACTCAGACGCCCTTCGGAAACGGCGTCGCCTACACACCGCAAAATGCGCCGCCATTGCGCCGCGGTAACGGCCTAGGCAGCGCGGGCCGGCCAtcgctctcggcgtccttctcaCTCAACCCAGCCGACGTCTCGGGCATCTCAGAcatgagcgcgccgtcgtccctcCGCGGGCGGGCAGTCTTTCTCTCATCGGCAGAACAGGGCCACCTGGGAATGGGCCAGGTGtcgccgcgcgtgcgcccGTCGCTCTACACTAGCCGTGCTGGTCCGAGCAACGGCCCGGCAAGACTCGTCCCTGCAGAGACGAGACATACCcgctcccgctcgcgccTGAGCGAAGTCATGGACGAAGACGGGTTAGGCACCTCTGGCGACGAGTTCGATGACGTAGAGCACTGGGGCATGATCGACTCGATGCGCCAGTGGCGCCAGGACGCTATGTTGCAGCATCTGTACCAGACGGCTGCGTTCTGGGGCGACAAGCTGTTCTCGTGGACGG gcgacgtcgacgacggttTCTGGCTCGCGCAGTCCTATTTCCTCCAGGGGAACTACTTGAAGGCGGAGCGTCTCTTGACGGACAACCAGTTACCCCCAGCGTCAGCAGCACAGAaaggcaagggcaaggggcgcggcggcgacctgctggacgacgaggacgaagcGGCGCCCGCACCAATAAGGCTGATCGAAAAGGCCCTTCCGTGTCGGTTTCTTGCTGTCCAGTGCCTCATTCACCAGGACAAGCatgccgaggcgctcgaaATGGTCGGCGAGAGCAACGCGTTCCGCGACGACCGGATCAAccctcgcccagcgccagacgagctcaagctccACTCATCAATGTGCTACCTCCGCGGTATTCTCCACCTCCGGCTATCGTCACTTCAGCGCGCCAAGGAGTGCTTCATCGAGGCTCTGGTCATTGACCCCAAGAACTACGAGGCGTTCAGggagcttgtcgagggcCAAATGATGTCGTCTGAAGAGG AGTGGGAGTTTATCAACAACCTGGCATACAGGGACCACCTGCAGCCCGATGCTGCGGCATTTGTTCGCCTAATGTACCTCTCCAAGCTGAGGAAAGACTCTCATGTGACCGAGATTGCGGCGGTCCGACGGGAACTGGCCGCTTCCTACGGCCTGGGCGACAACTGCGACGTCatggtcggcgaggccgaggagttGTTTGCTCGGTACAAGTGGGAGGAGTGCTACGTTGTGACGTCCAA GATTTTGGAGCGCGTACCCGGCCATGTCGGTGCGCTGCCGCTGCACCTCGCGTGTATGCACCACCTGCCACGGCTGCGTTCATCGCTGTACATGCTTGCCCACGACTTGGTCGACCAGAACCCCCACGCCGCGACGTCATGGTACGCTGTCGGCCTGTGGTACTTTAccgggcggcgctgggccgaCGCCCGACGCTACTTCAGCAAGGCCAATCTCATCGACTCGCGCTTTGCGCCGGCATGGGTTGCATTTGGCCACTCGTTTGCATGGGAGGgggagcacgagcaggcaATTACAGCGTACTCTACGACGTCGCGATTGTTCTCTGG ATCCCACCTCCCACTCCTGTTCATCGGCCAAGAACAACTCCAGTTGTCACAATCGGCGCTGGCAGAAGAATACTTTCtgtcggcagcggcaatCCACCCGTCCGACCCGCTGCTGCTacacgagctcggcgtggcggcgtaCAACCGAGACGACTACGCCAACGCGATCGACTACTTTCAGCGGGCGATTTCTGGCGCTGGCGACATGCAGGGAGTTGCACAGACTTGGGCCGTCACACACTGCAACCTGGGCCACGCGCTGCGTGTGGAGGGCAGGTATCCcgaagcgcgcgccgcgtacCAGGCGTGTATCCGCCTCGACCCGACCAACGCGACGGCATACGCCTCGCAGGCGATGCTGTcccagctcgagggcgatgTGCGCACCGCCATCAGGCTGTACCACGCCGCGCTAGCGCTCTCCCCCCAGGATCCAATGGCAACCGTGCTGCTGGAGATGGCActgcgcgagcaggtcgaaGTGCTCGacccgacgacgctgccTGGTCTCCCGGCGGCGATCGCCCAGCGGGATCTCGATCCGTTCAGCGTGCCAAAGGGCAACCCAGCGTTTGGACCGTTACCCATCGAGATCGACCCTGCGACATTGTCCGACGCAGGCGGCGACACGACAAACATGAGCTTTagccaggccgagctcgacgtgccGGCCGTCACGCCGCGGGCTAGGAGTGCGGAACTCGACCCGGACACGTCAGTCTCACTGCGCACGCGGTCGCACGTGAGCGCCACACCGGGCGAGGAGTCAAGCTGGATGGAGATTGAGGAGGACtag
- the STU1_0 gene encoding Protein STU1, with protein sequence MPPADAAGAKIPCPSPHSLQLELDSLAAVLEPQEREDTWEKFEKAIIRFAAVTRGGGYKHLDAYVRGVGNKGVGLRLVDCMLSDRGRLSGVTTDLLQTFAPRLAGHFAPLVHLYLPPLIRLLARPNKVYLKRAEKCLLTIISHCPLPTILIHLRGGLDDKSDMCRRASSVAVERSVELWDRARWHDKDLEVLELCVRKMATDRDAEVRKTAKRVWALFSEDFPERVEDFTTPLTPTIRRYLDIPQADGTGKPRSRPPPRPVFTAPAPARSQSASSSQAGPSTARVYDSPDKYGPVFGSKAQRTLPRTDAPASAADPVRRMAAPTRSVEQPLPGRVTRSASSMSQHSASSATSIDGGRNPLSRPSRPPQSQAGSTHPSVVAADNSLPARRFPPPARIVRQASEEDATAGPGYARTAPVLTNSRPQRQLGAAHRRLATGPSRMDSNESLKSASSGGAGTSSTPSTDPSPQSIVKHRVTDFERLAEEHAAAGAAASPARSSPRAELQPLPPRARSVSPAFAREPPPPSTRATPATKVRQVRGMSVDSPSLSMLVGRRSPSDGYKHDLQLLDISMVSNEGSGAGDTPIANRGGRLSQSLRERTSLPGVAQLIEKFTPKPAHASVPLRRVASESAQMLSSPSPAAASSSSTPDSRRISPLPRRSPLAQVQQLEDEPSPRSLKRKGSDLEATFASRQEVQAEATPVPAKTAPRWSMSPLIAFGDSPFAAPEPPAMFTFSSRPFGRPSLFNDLMSLSNGTAETPEPQQETLEEEEEEETEHDAANEAVLLEDLADLTVHGPAAATPHANGVADLLDEEEEDIEATVILAGPPAQEPAHAPQAIDPPVAREEPSEEVVAAEAESSLDHTVHRAVADDSVIVGAVSSATVVEEAEEAAVEPPKLATSLKPTQDAPVPPAAVELPEEPTPAKAAPEPSPSKEIPPASTTPVSKPVESRRVSQRLQTMANPVSVETSAQAPTVVEETPARPTAVSESVEAVEETPAEPPRAPSRRAAALRTARATPVEKRSFRPISKLGSIDSGKAAPAPARVVSAKAASLSSSLQESEPAPALEAQPAPAAKKASKPPVPLATASKPAPPIVTSNRVVSAEMQRPPRPPSSASNLTKPTAATAARAAASAASKPTADKELKRAPSRAQLVPAPVPSAPTRPVSRAAGAAFGSTAASRARAAELPPLKRQRVKLKAPMESFRPRSGGAGGAKAAIVGNAEPRQAPLRARNRATGAARSAKMTETFPLPGPGLEIKTTEPSSGSLTPAPAVQPQGVEAQPATAVAETTKPPEPSGSLAIPGAAPPQASSNDQLSRTPTSNSPLLVAGHISPASSRYSGKSDRSSGSKPSPVIIPAPRALDPVLTPLNELSSTPVATQTPVRRGKAAESPALAHSRRISQAIPASLLRPSPEVSSTPSAASRMTSALAQIDSSEDDDEDEAEVPTPVATFKPRHARRTTRPQIPSASSFSPPLPVLAIREDTPDVKPDVVSDADILGTVVRHDVSTPPAKAAASLLAKLSGGAGATPDDRKVLTPRDANLARRGLVGEEEE encoded by the exons ATGCCACCGGCGGATGCCGCTGGCGCAAAGATCCCA TGCCCGTCCCCACACAGCCtacagctcgagctcgactcgctcgcagccgtcctcgagccgcaggagcgcgaggacacGTGGGAGAAGTTTGAGAAGGCCATCATCCGCTTCGCTGCCGTCACGAGGGGCGGCGGGTACAAGCATCTCGATGCCTATGTCCGCGGCGTGGGGAACAAAGGTGTCGGTCTGCGGCTGGTCGATTGT ATGCTCTCTGACCGTGGACGCCTGTCAGGAGTGACCACCGACCTGTTGCAGACGTtcgcgccgcggctggcAGGCCACTTTGCTCCCCTCGTCCACCTCTACCTTCCCCCGCTCATTCGTCTCCTCGCGCGTCCAAACAAGGTCTACCTCAAGCGCGCGGAGAAGTGCCTCTTAACCATAATCTCCCATTGCCCCCTGCCCACCATCCTGATCCACCTCCgcggcgggctcgacgacaagagcGACATGTGCCGCCGTGCGTCGAGCGTCGCGGTTGAGCGCTCGGTCGAGCTCTGGGACCGCGCACGATGGCACGACAAGGACCTCGAAGTCCTCGAGCTGTGCGTGCGCAAGATGGCGACGGACCGAGATGCCGAGGTCCGCAAGACGGCCAAGAGGGTCTGGGCGCTGTTCTCAGAGGACTTTCCAGAACGTGTTGAAGA CTTTACAACGCCCCTCACTCCCACTATCAGGAGGTATCTTGATATCCCGCAGGCGGACGGTACAGGGAAGCCGAGGTCACGccctccaccacgccccgTGTTCACTGCGCCAGCCCCGGCTAGATCTCAGTCAGCTTCGAGCTCACAAGCGGGACCGTCCACTGCCCGTGTATACGATTCGCCCGACAAGTATGGCCCAGTATTTGGAAGCAAGGCCCAACGAACACTGCCTCGCACGGACGCCCCTGCATCCGCAGCCGATCCCGTTCGCAGGATGGCGGCACCCACGCGGTCCGTAGAGCAGCCATTACCGGGGCGGGTAACGCGATCGGCATCGTCCATGTCGCAGCACTCTGCGTCAAGTGCTACGTCCATCGACGGCGGGAGGAATCCTCTGTCGAGACCTAGCCGGCCGCCCCAGTCCCAAGCGGGTTCGACACACCCTTCCGTCGTGGCGGCCGACAACTCCTTGCCTGCTCGGCGATTCCCTCCCCCTGCACGGATTGTCCGGCAAGCGTCAGAGGAGGATGCGACGGCCGGTCCTGGGTACGCTCGCACGGCACCTGTGCTCACAAACTCTAGGCCGCAGCGCCAGCTTGGCGCTGCTCACCGCCGACTCGCTACTGGTCCGTCAAGAATGGACAGTAACGAGAGTCTGAAGAGTGCTTCGAGTGGCGGAGCAGGAACATCGTCGACGCCTTCCACCGACCCTTCGCCACAAAGCATTGTGAAGCACAGAGTCACCGACTTTGAGcgtctcgccgaggagcatgcggcggcgggtgcagCGGCGAGTCCTgcacgctcgtcgccgcgagcAGAGCTCCAGCCTCTGCCACCTCGAGCCAGATCGGTTTCACCCGCGTTCGCGAGAGAacctccgccgccatcgaCTCGTGCCACACCGGCCACCAAGGTCAGACAAGTCCGCGGCATGTCCGTCGACTCGCCATCGCTCTCCATGCTCGTCGGCAGGAGATCACCAAGCGATGGCTACAAACACGACCTGCAGCTGTTAGATATCTCCATGGTGTCCAACGAGGGCAGCGGAGCAGGCGACACCCCGATCGCCAACCGTGGGGGTCGGCTCTCTCAGTCCCTCCGCGAGCGCACGTCGCTGCctggcgtcgcgcagctcatCGAAAAGTTCACCCCCAAGCCAGCGCACGCTTCCGTGCCTCTCCGTCGAGTTGCATCAGAGTCGGCGCAGATGCTCAGCTCTCCCTCACCAGCTGCAGCTTCCAGTTCGTCGACGCCAGACTCAAGACGTATCTCTCCGCTCCCCCGACGCAGCCCTCTCGCCCAggtccagcagctcgaggatgaGCCATCCCCGCGCTCCCTCAAGCGCAAGGGTTCCGACCTCGAAGCGACCTTTGCCTCACGACAGGAGGTGCAAGCCGAGGCAACGCCAGTTCCGGCCAAGACCGCCCCTCGCTGGAGCATGTCGCCGCTCATTGCTTTCGGCGACTCTCCGTTCGCAGCCCCCGAGCCCCCCGCAATGTTCACCTTCTCGTCGAGGCCCTTCGGTCGCCCTTCGCTGTTCAATGATCTAATGAGCCTCAGCAACGGCACCGCTGAGACCCCCGAGCCCCAGCAGGAGacgctggaggaggaggaggaggaggaaacCGAGCACGATGCGGCAAACGAGGCcgtcctgctcgaggacctcgcaGACCTCACCGTTCATGgccccgcagcagcaactcCGCATGCCAAtggcgtcgccgacctccttgatgaggaagaggaggataTCGAGGCTACCGTCATTCTCGCTGGACCTCCTGCTCAGGAGCCTGCCCATGCCCCTCAGGCAATCGacccgcccgtcgcccggGAGGAGCCGTCCGAGGAGGTGGTAGCCGCTGAAGCCGAGAGCTCTTTGGACCACACAGTCCACCGAGCGGTTGCTGACGATAGCGTTATCGTCGGTGCCGTTTCGTCGGCcactgtcgtcgaggaggcggaggaggccgccgtGGAGCCGCCCAAGCTTGCCACATCCCTCAAGCCAACGCAGGATGCGCCTGTtccaccagcagcagtcgAGCTGCCAGAGGAGCCCACCCCTGCCAAGGCCGCTCCGGAGCCCTCGCCTTCGAAGGAAATTCCTCCCGCCTCAACCACGCCTGTCTCCAAACCTGTGGAATCCCGTCGCGTCTCCCAGCGTTTGCAGACCATGGCCAACCCTGTGTCGGTCGAGACATCTGCCCAGGCCCCCACCGTCGTGGAGGAGACACCTGCTAGGCCTACTGCGGTTTCAGAGAGCGTGGAGGCAGTCGAGGAAACTCCTGCCgagcctcctcgcgctccatctcgccgagcagcagcacttCGGACCGCTCGTGCTACGCCCGTGGAGAAGCGTTCATTCCGCCCGATCTCAAAGCTTGGATCGATTGACAGCGGCAAGGCCGCTCCTGCTCCAGCTCGGGTGGTGTCAGCCAAGgcggcctccttgtcctctTCTCTTCAGGAAAGCGAGCCGGCCCCGGCTCTGGAGGCCCAACCCGCTCCTgcggcgaagaaggccaGCAAGCCGCCGGTCCCATTGGCTACGGCGTCCAAGCCAGCTCCGCCCATTGTGACCAGCAACAGAGTTGTCTCGGCAGAGATGCagcgccctcctcgacctccgtCATCTGCATCCAACCTCACCAAGCCGACGGCTGCAACTGCGGCTCGTGCGGCCGCATCAGCGGCATCGAAGCCCACGGCTgacaaggagctcaagcGTGCCCCGTCGCGGGCCCAACTCGTTCCGGCGCCTGTTCCTTCTGCGCCAACCCGCCCGGTGTcgcgcgctgccggcgcggcgtttGGCTCGACGGCTGCatcccgcgctcgcgctgccgagctTCCGCCGCTTAAGCGGCAGCgcgtcaagctcaaggcACCAATGGAGAGCTTCCGGCCAAGGAgtggtggcgctggcggggcaAAGGCCGCGATTGTGGGCAACGCTGAGCCTCGTCAGGCTCCGCTGCGTGCTAGAAATCGTGCGACGGGGGCTGCTCGTTCGGCCAAGATGACCGAGACATTCCCTCTCCCCGGTCCAGGATTAGAGATCAAGACAACAGAGCCGTCATCGGGTAGCCTGACCCCAGCACCCGCTGTCCAGCCCCAGGGCGTTGAGGCGCAGCCCGCTACCGCTGTGGCGGAGACGACAAAGCCACCTGAACCGAGTGGCAGTCTCGCCATCCCTGGCGCCGCTCCGCCGCAGGCTTCGAGCAATGATCAGCTTTCGCGCACGCCTACGTCAAACTCGCCCTTGCTGGTCGCTGGCCACATttcgcccgcgtcgtctcgGTACAGTGGCAAGTCAGACCGCTCGTCTGGCTCCAAGCCATCGCCTGTGATCATCCCTGCGCCTCGAGCCCTCGACCCTGTGCTCACGCCGCTGAACGAGCTGTCGTCGACTCCCGTTGCGACGCAGACCCCAGTTCGCCGaggcaaggcggccgagtcgCCGGCATTGGCGCACTCGCGGCGCATCTCCCAGGCTATCCCTGCTAGCTTGTTACGCCCATCGCCCGAGGTCTCctccacgccgagcgccgcgtcaaGGATGACCTCTGCCTTGGCGCAGATCGACAGctccgaggacgacgacgaggatgaggcggAGGTGCCGACTCCTGTGGCGACGTTCAAGCCACGCCATGCGCGGAGGACAACTCGCCCGCAGAttccctcggcgagctcatTCTCGCCGCCTCTGCCGGTGCTGGCGATCCGAGAGGACACACCGGATGTCAAGCCGGATGTGGTttccgacgccgacatccTGGGCACGGTGGTGCGGCACGACGTATCGACCCCGCCTGCGAAGGCCGCTGCGTCtctgctcgccaagctgaGCGGAGGTGCTGGAGCCACCCCAGACGACCGCAAGGTGTTAACCCCGAGAGACGCCAACTTGGCGCGCCGGGGGCTTGTcggcgaagaggaggagTGA
- the dbr1-b gene encoding Lariat debranching enzyme B — protein MLVAVQGCSHGSLTAIYDTVAQFEARKGQKVKLLLLCGDFQALRSRHDFASLAVPVKYQTLGTFHEYYAGTRVAPVLTIVIGGNHEASNYMWELYHGGWLAPNIYYLGTAGSVLVDGLRISGASGIFKEHDYRKGHFERMPLTGSQVRSKYHIRQYDVAKLMQLPRSNSSIFLSHDWPISIPHYGNTQALLSRKPFFRSEVEKNTLGSPPLLTLLDHIQPAFWFSAHLHVKFAALYEHPVSDDTVQRKPTVPVAPQIIDSNPDEISITDDEEEAVLAEVAADTGNPDEITLSDDDFDEPAGEQTSAPAEVAAPVEAPAAPEAAANGNPEEILVEDEEFDEEPHAPPPAPADGPSVPQTFEPALQRVEPKVGPHGGPVTQFLALDKCGAGKEFIQFLDIPSPEMSPEDQPPRLTFDLDWLAITRALHGYMSTEYDQAPLPDAPILDAMIDDEIQRIRQEGLLVPAPLSEENLAHGAVPPLVWERGPVDVGRVQQFWPTAPPEGQPGGSASAWYTNPQTEAFCGMLGIDNKVNPRPQ, from the exons ATGCTT GTAGCAGTGCAGGGCTGCTCCCATGGCAGCCTCACGGCCATCTACGACACGGTCGCTCAGTTTGAAGCGCGCAAGGGGCAAAAGgtcaagctcctcctcctaTGCGGCGACTTCCAGGCGCTGCGATCAAGACACGACTTTGCATCGCTCGCTGTGCCAGTCAAGTACCAGACGCTGGGCACGTTCCATGAGTACTATGCGggcacgcgcgtcgcgcccgtcCTCACCATCGTCATCGGTGGCAACCACGAGGCGAGCAACTACATGTGGGAGCTGTACCAtggcggctggctcgccCCGAACATTTACTAcctcggcacggcgggcagcgtgctcgtcgacgggtTGAGGATATCAGGCGCGAGTGGTATCTTCAAGGAGCACGATTACCGGAAGG gcCACTTTGAGCGCATGCCCCTCACTGGGTCGCAAGTGCGTAGCAAGTACCATATCCGCCAGTATGACGTGGCCAAGCTCATGCAA ttGCCTCGCTCCAACTCGTCAATCTTCCTCTCGCACGACTGGCCGATCTCCATCCCCCACTACGGTAACACCCAGGCCCTACTCTCACGGAAGCCCTTCTTCCGAAGCGAGGTGGAGAAGAACACGCTCGGATCGCCGCCACTGTTGACATTGCTGGACCACATCCAGCCGGCGTTCTGGTTCTCGGCCCACCTCCACGTCAAGTTTGCCGCGTTGTACGAGCACCCGGTCAGCGACGACACGGTGCAGAGGAAGCCGACGGTTCCCGTGGCGCCCCAGATCATCGACTCAAATCCCGACGAGATTTCTATCAcagatgacgaggaggaggctgttCTCGCCGAGGTGGCTGCCGATACTGGCAACCCGGACGAGATCACATTATCAGAtgacgactttgacgagcCTGCGGGGGAGCAGACTTCCGCACCAGCAGAGGTAgccgcgcccgtcgaggcACCAGCAGCCCCCGAGGCAGCGGCAAATGGCAACCCAGAAGAaatcctcgtcgaggacgaagaGTTTGACGAGGAGCCCCATGCTCCACCACCAGCCCCGGCCGACGGTCCCTCTGTCCCGCAAACCTTTGAGCCGGCCCTTCAGCGGGTTGAGCCCAAGGTTGGCCCCCATGGAGGACCTGTCACCCAGTTCCTCGCGCTGGACAAGTGCGGTGCGGGCAAGGAGTTCATTCAG TTCCTGGACATCCCCTCTCCGGAGATGTCGCCGGAGGAccaacctcctcgcctcACGTTCGACCTCGACTGGCTGGCGATCACACGCGCACTGCACGGCTACATGTCGACAGAGTACGACCAGGCGCCACTTCCTGACGCGCCAATCCTCGACGCCatgatcgacgacgagattcAGCGGATACGACAGGAGGGCTTGTTAGTCCCGGCGCCACTAAGCGAGGAGAACCTTGCGCATGGCGCCGTCCCCCCATTAGTATGGGAGCGCGGCCCTGTGGACGTGGGTCGCGTACAGCAGTTCTGGCCAACAGCACCGCCCGAGGGCCAGCCTGGTGGCTCTGCCTCTGCTTGGTACACCAACCCTCAGACTGAGGCCTTCTGTGGCATGCTGGGTATTGACAACAAGGTCAACCCCCGGCCACAATAG